In Miscanthus floridulus cultivar M001 chromosome 5, ASM1932011v1, whole genome shotgun sequence, one genomic interval encodes:
- the LOC136453096 gene encoding transcription factor WRKY45-2-like, whose amino-acid sequence MTLDTPAAVVLELMTMGQQSAAHLGDLLRAASPAAASPHQELAAEILRCCGRVIDALSATAAATSGRKRKAAAAAAEYHQDAAAAGGGTSWSPPPPPPPGPPLKRRARGAEATKEVTSGTTVDGFIWRKYGQKDVNGHKHPRLYYRCAHKDQGCNATRRVQQTQDQPAAYQIAYYGEHTCKGAATAWQQLGAAPAVVDFGSNSWGSADTNRGSPASMSQGGWSPSASSEVGFEALHDTGAPDPVMEFLDGCFGWESVLQDRFDFGDLLHDIATFQ is encoded by the exons ATGACGCTGGACACCCCGGCCGCCGTGGTCCTGGAGCTGATGACCATGGGGCAGCAGTCCGCGGCGCACCTCGGGGACCTGCTCCGGGCCGCGTCCCCTGCGGCGGCGTCGCCGCACCAGGAGCTCGCCGCCGAGATCCTCCGCTGCTGCGGCCGCGTCATCGACGCGctcagcgccaccgccgccgccaccagcggGCGCAagaggaaggcggcggcggcggcggccgagtACCACCAAGACGCAGCAGCAGCGGGAGGAGGCACCAgctggtctcctcctcctcctcctcctccggggcCGCCACTCAAGAGAAG GGCGCGCGGCGCAGAGGCGACCAAGGAGGTGACCAGCGGCACGACGGTGGACGGCTTCATCTGGAGGAAGTACGGGCAGAAGGACGTCAACGGACACAAGCACCCGAG GCTCTACTACCGCTGCGCGCACAAGGACCAGGGATGCAACGCGACGCGGCGGGTGCAGCAGACGCAGGACCAGCCGGCGGCGTACCAGATCGCCTACTACGGGGAACACACGTGCAAGGGCGCGGCCACCGCGTGGCAGCAGCTGGGAGCGGCGCCCGCCGTCGTCGACTTCGGCTCCAACTCCTGGGGGTCCGCGGACACCAACAGAGGCTCGCCGGCCTCGATGTCGCAGGGCGGGTGGTCGCCGTCGGCGTCGTCCGAGGTCGGGTTCGAGGCGCTGCACGACACGGGTGCTCCTGATCCGGTGATGGAGTTCCTGGACGGCTGCTTCGGATGGGAATCCGTCCTCCAAGACCGCTTTGACTTCGGCGATCTCCTCCATGACATCGCTACGTTTCAGTAG